A single genomic interval of Heteronotia binoei isolate CCM8104 ecotype False Entrance Well chromosome 11, APGP_CSIRO_Hbin_v1, whole genome shotgun sequence harbors:
- the RBMX gene encoding RNA-binding motif protein, X chromosome isoform X1 produces the protein MVEADRPGKLFIGGLNLETNEKALESVFGKYGRIVEVLLMKDRETNKSRGFAFVTFESPADAKDAARDMNGKSLDGKAIKVEQATKPLFESGRRGPPPHPRSRGPPRGLRGGRGGSGTRGPPSRGNHLGSSRGPLPMKRGPPPRSGGPPPKRPAPSGPVRSSSGMGGRAPLSRGRDSYGGPPRREPLPSRRDVYLSPRDDGYSTKDSYSSRDYPSSRDTRDYAPPPRDYAYRDYGHSSSRDEYSSRGYSYSSYSDRDGYGGRDRDYSDHPSGGSYRDSYDSYGNSRSAPPARGPPPSYGGSSRYDDYGSTRDGYGGSRESYSSSRSDVYSSGRDRVGRQDRGLPPSMERGYPPPRDSYSSSSRGAPRGGGRGGSRSDRGGGRSRY, from the exons ATGGTGGAAGCAGATCGTCCTGGAAAGCTGTTCATTGGTGGGCTGAATTTAGAGACAAATGAGAAGGCGCTTGAATCTGTCTTTGGCAAATATGGTCGTATAGTGGAAG TTCTTCTTATGAAAGATCGTGAAACCAATAAGTCAAGAGGATTTGCTTTTGTCACCTTTGAGAGCCCTGCAGATGCCAAGGATGCTGCCAGAGATATGAATGGAAAG TCTTTAGATGGAAAAGCCATTAAAGTGGAACAGGCTACCAAACCTCTGTTTGAATCTGGTAGACGTGGGCCCCCACCCCATCCAAGGAGCAGAGGCCCTCCCAGAGGTCTTAGAGGTGGAAGAGGTGGCAGTGGAACACGGGGTCCTCCTTCAAGGGGGAACCATTTGG GTTCTTCTAGAGGTCCTCTTCCAATGAAAAGAGGTCCACCTCCACGCAGTGGGGGCCCTCCACCTAAAAGACCTGCTCCCTCAGGACCTGTACGTAGCAGCAGTGGAATGGGAGGCAGAG CACCCCTGTCACGTGGCAGAGACAGCTATGGAGGTCCACCTCGTAGAGAGCCACTACCATCACGAAGAGATGTCTACTTATCTCCAAGAGATGATGGTTACAGTACTAAAGACAG TTATTCAAGTCGAGATTATCCAAGTTCCAGAGACACAAGGGATTATGCTCCACCTCCACGAGATTATGCCTACCGTGATTATGGTCATTCCAGTTCACGTGATGAGTACTCCTCAAGAGGTTACAG TTATTCCTCTTACAGTGACCGTGATGGCTACGGAGGGCGTGACCGGGACTACTCAGATCACCCAAGTGGAGGCTCTTACAGAGATTCATATGACAGTTATG GTAACTCACGTAGTGCTCCACCTGCACGAGGGCCCCCTCCATCTTATGGTGGAAGCAGTCGCTATGACGATTACGGGAGCACCCGAGATGGGTATGGTGGAAGTCGAGAAAGTTATTCAAGCAGCAGAAGTGATGTCTACTCAAGTGGCCGTGATCGTGTTGGAAGACAAGACAGAGGCCTGCCCCCTTCTATGGAAAGGGGCTATCCTCCTCCACGGGATTCATACAGCAGCtcaagccgcggagcacccagaggTGGCGGCCGTGGAGGGAGTCGCTCTGATAGAGGTGGAGGCCGAAGCAGATACTAA
- the RBMX gene encoding RNA-binding motif protein, X chromosome isoform X2 — MVEADRPGKLFIGGLNLETNEKALESVFGKYGRIVEVLLMKDRETNKSRGFAFVTFESPADAKDAARDMNGKSLDGKAIKVEQATKPLFESGRRGPPPHPRSRGPPRGLRGGRGGSGTRGPPSRGNHLGSSRGPLPMKRGPPPRSGGPPPKRPAPSGPVRSSSGMGGRAPLSRGRDSYGGPPRREPLPSRRDVYLSPRDDGYSTKDSYSSRDYPSSRDTRDYAPPPRDYAYRDYGHSSSRDEYSSRGYSDRDGYGGRDRDYSDHPSGGSYRDSYDSYGNSRSAPPARGPPPSYGGSSRYDDYGSTRDGYGGSRESYSSSRSDVYSSGRDRVGRQDRGLPPSMERGYPPPRDSYSSSSRGAPRGGGRGGSRSDRGGGRSRY; from the exons ATGGTGGAAGCAGATCGTCCTGGAAAGCTGTTCATTGGTGGGCTGAATTTAGAGACAAATGAGAAGGCGCTTGAATCTGTCTTTGGCAAATATGGTCGTATAGTGGAAG TTCTTCTTATGAAAGATCGTGAAACCAATAAGTCAAGAGGATTTGCTTTTGTCACCTTTGAGAGCCCTGCAGATGCCAAGGATGCTGCCAGAGATATGAATGGAAAG TCTTTAGATGGAAAAGCCATTAAAGTGGAACAGGCTACCAAACCTCTGTTTGAATCTGGTAGACGTGGGCCCCCACCCCATCCAAGGAGCAGAGGCCCTCCCAGAGGTCTTAGAGGTGGAAGAGGTGGCAGTGGAACACGGGGTCCTCCTTCAAGGGGGAACCATTTGG GTTCTTCTAGAGGTCCTCTTCCAATGAAAAGAGGTCCACCTCCACGCAGTGGGGGCCCTCCACCTAAAAGACCTGCTCCCTCAGGACCTGTACGTAGCAGCAGTGGAATGGGAGGCAGAG CACCCCTGTCACGTGGCAGAGACAGCTATGGAGGTCCACCTCGTAGAGAGCCACTACCATCACGAAGAGATGTCTACTTATCTCCAAGAGATGATGGTTACAGTACTAAAGACAG TTATTCAAGTCGAGATTATCCAAGTTCCAGAGACACAAGGGATTATGCTCCACCTCCACGAGATTATGCCTACCGTGATTATGGTCATTCCAGTTCACGTGATGAGTACTCCTCAAGAGGTTACAG TGACCGTGATGGCTACGGAGGGCGTGACCGGGACTACTCAGATCACCCAAGTGGAGGCTCTTACAGAGATTCATATGACAGTTATG GTAACTCACGTAGTGCTCCACCTGCACGAGGGCCCCCTCCATCTTATGGTGGAAGCAGTCGCTATGACGATTACGGGAGCACCCGAGATGGGTATGGTGGAAGTCGAGAAAGTTATTCAAGCAGCAGAAGTGATGTCTACTCAAGTGGCCGTGATCGTGTTGGAAGACAAGACAGAGGCCTGCCCCCTTCTATGGAAAGGGGCTATCCTCCTCCACGGGATTCATACAGCAGCtcaagccgcggagcacccagaggTGGCGGCCGTGGAGGGAGTCGCTCTGATAGAGGTGGAGGCCGAAGCAGATACTAA